A genomic segment from Propioniciclava sp. MC1595 encodes:
- a CDS encoding IS256 family transposase translates to MLSRQEAEVLRGLVRRTRGAGGDLTGPGGLLKQLTKTVIESALEEELVDHLGCDKHDPAGRNGANSRNGYRSKTVVTDTSGEVVINVPRDREGSFEPVIVAKRQRRLTDLDTLVISLYAKGLTTGEISAHLFEVYGANVGKDTISRITDKIVEEMQAWGARPLEKVYAAIFIDAIMVKVRDGQVANQPFYAAIGVDLDGHKDILGIWAGGNGDGESPKYWLNVLTELRNRGVRDVFFIVCDGLKGLPDSVAAAFPKAIVQTCIIHLIRNTFRYASRKYWDQISRELKPVYTAATIADAVRARDEFLDKWGRAYPAIKGLWLNAWEEFTPFLAYDVEIRRVLCSTNAIESLNARFRRAVRARGHFPNEQAAMKTLYLVTRSLDPKGTGQTRWVTRWKPALNAFAITFADRMPAAEDN, encoded by the coding sequence GTGTTGTCACGTCAGGAGGCCGAGGTGCTGCGCGGGCTGGTCCGCCGGACCCGCGGCGCGGGCGGGGATCTGACCGGCCCGGGCGGCTTGCTGAAGCAGTTGACCAAGACCGTGATCGAGTCCGCCCTGGAGGAGGAGCTGGTCGACCACCTCGGCTGCGACAAGCACGACCCGGCCGGCCGCAACGGCGCGAATTCGCGCAACGGCTACCGGTCGAAGACGGTGGTGACCGACACCTCGGGCGAGGTCGTGATCAACGTTCCCCGGGACCGGGAGGGCAGCTTCGAACCTGTGATTGTCGCCAAGCGGCAGCGCCGGCTGACCGATCTGGACACGCTGGTGATCAGCCTGTACGCGAAGGGGTTGACCACCGGGGAGATCTCGGCGCACCTGTTCGAGGTGTACGGGGCGAACGTGGGCAAGGACACGATCAGCCGGATCACCGACAAGATCGTCGAGGAGATGCAGGCGTGGGGGGCCCGCCCCCTGGAGAAGGTCTACGCCGCGATCTTCATCGACGCGATCATGGTCAAAGTGAGGGACGGCCAGGTCGCCAACCAGCCGTTCTACGCCGCAATCGGCGTCGATCTGGACGGTCACAAGGACATCCTCGGGATCTGGGCCGGCGGCAACGGGGACGGCGAGTCGCCCAAGTACTGGCTCAACGTGCTCACCGAGCTCCGCAACCGCGGCGTGCGGGACGTGTTCTTCATCGTCTGTGACGGGCTCAAAGGGCTCCCCGACAGTGTCGCCGCCGCGTTCCCCAAGGCGATCGTGCAGACCTGCATCATCCACCTGATCCGCAACACGTTCCGGTACGCCTCACGAAAGTACTGGGACCAGATCAGCCGCGAGCTGAAACCCGTCTACACCGCCGCCACGATCGCCGACGCGGTCCGGGCCCGCGACGAGTTCCTCGACAAGTGGGGCCGCGCCTACCCCGCCATCAAAGGCCTGTGGCTGAACGCCTGGGAGGAGTTCACCCCGTTCCTCGCCTACGACGTCGAGATCAGACGCGTGCTGTGTTCGACGAACGCGATCGAGTCGTTGAACGCCCGCTTCCGGCGTGCCGTCCGCGCCCGCGGGCACTTCCCCAACGAGCAGGCCGCCATGAAGACCCTCTACCTGGTCACCCGGAGTCTGGACCCCAAGGGCACCGGTCAGACACGATGGGTTACACGCTGGAAGCCAGCGTTGAACGCATTCGCCATCACCTTCGCCGACCGCATGCCGGCCGCCGAAGACAACTAG
- a CDS encoding TsoY family (seleno)protein: MPRFAQDYRPLYFLAALGNGGLSVSFFMYLMFLIPHPDTPVPTFESLVAVYTTQGLGLQVMTTLALVGVAWFAVRHLVVLAANLRALSAFRRSPGYASFLQGNGEVTLMAVPLTLAMTVNVLFILGALGVPGLWGVVEYAFPVALLAFGAIAALALAWFGRYLSRLIAHKGFDVEDTNHFSQLLPAFAFSMIAVGFGASAAMSKVLATSVLGIIGALLFLTATAAWILVKLPVSFAAILRKGLALEAGPTLWMGIPILTLVGITFIRVGSGISHNLLGTKLPPVLAFIVLTLLVSGQVLMGAIGWAVMRKQGYFAQFVWGERGSVPSYGLVCPGVAAAVLGMFFIHWGLVKTDVIALWSVPHIALLLVVAALQARTIQVLRRLDRKLFARTEPVRDPAPEPALETV, encoded by the coding sequence ATGCCTCGCTTCGCCCAGGACTACCGACCGCTGTACTTCCTCGCCGCACTCGGAAACGGCGGCCTGTCGGTCTCGTTCTTCATGTACCTGATGTTCCTCATCCCCCACCCCGACACCCCCGTCCCGACCTTCGAGTCGCTGGTGGCCGTCTACACGACCCAGGGCCTCGGCCTGCAGGTGATGACCACCCTCGCCCTGGTAGGGGTCGCGTGGTTCGCCGTGCGCCACCTCGTGGTGCTGGCCGCCAACCTGCGCGCCCTGTCCGCCTTCCGCCGCAGCCCCGGCTACGCCTCGTTCCTGCAGGGCAACGGCGAGGTGACCCTCATGGCCGTTCCCCTCACGCTGGCCATGACCGTGAACGTGCTGTTCATCCTCGGCGCGCTCGGCGTGCCCGGCCTGTGGGGCGTCGTGGAGTACGCCTTCCCGGTCGCCCTGCTCGCGTTCGGCGCGATCGCCGCGCTCGCCTTGGCCTGGTTCGGCCGCTACCTCTCCCGCCTGATCGCCCACAAGGGCTTCGACGTCGAGGACACCAACCACTTCTCCCAGCTCCTGCCTGCCTTCGCCTTCTCGATGATCGCCGTCGGCTTCGGTGCATCGGCCGCGATGAGCAAGGTGCTGGCAACCTCGGTGCTCGGCATCATCGGTGCCCTCCTCTTCCTGACCGCCACCGCCGCGTGGATCCTCGTCAAGCTGCCCGTCAGCTTCGCCGCCATCCTGCGCAAGGGATTGGCGCTCGAGGCCGGACCCACCCTGTGGATGGGCATCCCGATCCTCACCCTGGTCGGCATCACGTTCATCCGCGTGGGGTCGGGCATCAGCCACAACCTGCTGGGCACCAAGCTGCCGCCGGTGCTGGCCTTCATCGTGCTCACGCTGCTGGTCTCGGGACAGGTCCTCATGGGCGCGATCGGCTGGGCCGTCATGCGCAAGCAGGGCTACTTCGCGCAGTTCGTGTGGGGCGAGAGGGGCAGCGTGCCCAGCTACGGCCTGGTCTGCCCCGGCGTCGCCGCGGCGGTGCTCGGCATGTTCTTCATCCACTGGGGCCTGGTGAAGACCGACGTCATCGCGTTGTGGTCGGTCCCGCACATCGCGCTGCTGCTCGTGGTCGCGGCCCTGCAGGCCCGCACCATCCAGGTGCTCCGCCGCCTCGACCGCAAGCTGTTCGCCAGGACCGAGCCCGTGCGCGACCCGGCCCCCGAGCCCGCGCTCGAGACCGTCTGA
- a CDS encoding DUF6531 domain-containing protein: MVSVNTSNLGSLQGMPDVEFDFDVSAELKRVFRAAATALSGQRGARQGYRTDGGTDFEGHFSQVFATNGTVQIGDLDEIVTNLRLVATKVAGVEEEARAENERRRKAREWATMMANRGELEKLWHGLVGEPDPPVTEVGTATPQAVSVSAPTSSRDTPTPSTGGGGGGGTSSARPAKLRTFATNTRNADSELAGKPGELTTQTSTFASACSWATLDASGVITAFSTWLTANEEDARWADIVAGAFEAAGGDGQITISNSVITAALSAAGVSQSRTDIQVDPPTAYGSPPTTGYSNDPVNTASGNFLENEVDLAFTGPAASLVWTRTYNSLNGETGSFGPGWSSWPEAGLAFTDDAARLTLLDGRVVVFPREGDGWARATGENLWLDRTGAGFAVSTSTGLRFELDAAGSLAAVDGGPGSRLDLLRDATGTLIRIEHEFGRAIDVRWADGRVVGLEASDGRVVAFTYEAGRLVAAAGPAGTRSYGWNAAGLVDRVTDADGVVEAENTYDEQGRVATQLSPFGRVTRFTYLPGGITAVADTDGSRSNTWVHDTKGRLVGVIDGEGNRQSTAYDPHGNAVMVTERDGQVSVSEYDHRGRRTARVLPGGARHGWAFDDADRVVEVVVENGAQRAVTRYEYAGEDRNPSVAVDPSGGVTRFSWRRGLLAEVVDPTGVRVRFEHDSFGDLVATTDAQGNTARLERDAAGRVTAAITPLGHRTEYRYDAVSGALVSRTDPTGATWRYEHTAAGRQSAVVDPTGARTEMAYGEHGERASTTDALGRTISSSHDDLGRLAAVELPDGSSWSFGYDVLSRLVETTDATGGTWQMQFGPTGYLTGATDATGNQREVETDPSGWATGFVDGDERLAVSRDALGRVVASAAADGGVTTYVHDLCGRVLETTDAAGGVTRITRDAAGRVVAVTQPMGRTFRYEYDACGRWAATVSTGGQRYEVTRDADGRIVAETWPTGEQVHTEYDSNGRVVSRVEPGRGTVRFRYDEIGRITRVSDPWNGARRFAYDAAGQLVSATNALGGVTRFEYNALGQRVVTIDPLGGRSERTYDALGRVLSETDPLGRVTRYSYDAAGRPTKRVDADGRTLEWGYEHGRRSATSADGVVLSRVERDFAGRTVRVLQGETVHELAWDATGNLAHRLRDGVGVRYAYDADGHRTAMVRPDGSTTQYEYDDNGRLAAVEHPGVGRAVLERDALGRIVSLAADGLHATWAYADGMVVEHRVNRRGFLQVTSIERDVDGRIVAQVRDGLRTEYAHDDAGQLIGGQTSEGTSFTYDWDANGRLAAETVDGQVTRYAYDVAGQLLVATGPDGSRTEYAYDGSGRRTREAGPAGERLFAWDAQGFLARITAVRHEGDRVTTAARSLRVDALGELASVDGTDLYWDSAAALPSLAQFGATVVVNALAATALTTRDGVDPAWVLPDAHGRDAGPASPWGLANTLAGAGLPPGASITSSGGVSVEGLEWMQARAYDPATRGFLSTDPLEPVTASAWAGNPYSFAGNDPVNASDPWGLRPVTEAELQAYRDSNNGMLGNAVAAASDWVSNNWEYIVAGALIVGGVAVMCTGIGGPIGAAMIAGAAMGAGSSIWSQKSTNGSVDWGKVALDGAVGAVTGLAGGGAAAAAAKMTSGLTSCLGRNILTGAIQGGMDGGFSGGLSYLTSGQPLTLEGFLSATGQGAAQGTVLGAGGGALSHVTDVARYGCFAEDTPVLMADGSSKAIQHVAVGDEVLAFNAETGANESARVSRTFVHEDVDTLVVTTEQGSVTTTANHPFYVEGRGYTPAGELHEGDQLRTPVGDVVVVASIQATGRRQTVYNLEVEGLHNYHVATDSDTWVLVHNNNASCGPDFIASADGVVVPTDRVRLEQGFQDAGLPTFGTSSPGTGYVLPDGTKVRIMEPSGQAPLRASFTTGADQPINPFTGRQPQPGPGQSGAAWKAEFRAQTHVELH, translated from the coding sequence ATGGTGTCGGTCAACACGTCCAACCTGGGTTCCCTGCAGGGCATGCCCGACGTCGAGTTCGACTTCGACGTCTCCGCCGAGCTCAAGCGCGTCTTCCGCGCCGCGGCCACGGCGCTGTCGGGCCAGCGCGGCGCCCGGCAGGGCTACCGCACCGACGGCGGCACCGACTTCGAGGGGCACTTCTCCCAAGTGTTCGCCACGAACGGCACCGTCCAGATCGGGGACCTCGACGAGATCGTGACCAACCTCCGCCTGGTCGCCACCAAGGTGGCCGGCGTCGAGGAGGAGGCCCGCGCCGAGAACGAGCGCCGGCGCAAGGCCCGCGAGTGGGCCACCATGATGGCCAACCGCGGCGAGCTGGAGAAGCTCTGGCACGGCCTGGTCGGTGAGCCCGACCCGCCCGTCACCGAGGTCGGGACCGCGACCCCGCAGGCCGTCTCCGTCAGCGCCCCCACCAGCTCCCGGGACACGCCCACGCCCTCCACCGGCGGCGGGGGTGGCGGCGGGACGTCCTCGGCGAGACCGGCCAAGCTGCGCACCTTCGCGACGAACACGCGCAACGCCGACAGCGAGCTCGCGGGCAAGCCCGGCGAGCTGACCACCCAGACCTCGACGTTCGCGTCCGCCTGCTCGTGGGCGACGCTGGACGCCTCGGGCGTCATCACCGCCTTCTCCACCTGGCTGACCGCCAACGAGGAGGACGCGCGGTGGGCCGACATCGTGGCGGGCGCGTTCGAGGCCGCGGGCGGCGACGGGCAGATCACGATCTCGAACAGCGTGATCACGGCCGCCCTGAGCGCGGCCGGTGTCTCGCAGTCGCGCACCGACATCCAGGTCGACCCGCCCACCGCGTACGGGTCGCCGCCCACGACCGGTTACTCCAACGACCCGGTCAACACGGCCTCGGGCAACTTCCTCGAGAACGAGGTCGACCTCGCCTTCACCGGCCCCGCCGCCTCGCTGGTGTGGACGCGCACGTACAACTCCCTCAACGGCGAGACCGGCTCGTTCGGGCCCGGGTGGTCGTCGTGGCCCGAGGCCGGGCTCGCGTTCACCGACGACGCCGCGCGCCTCACCCTGCTCGACGGGCGAGTGGTGGTCTTCCCGCGCGAGGGCGACGGCTGGGCCCGCGCGACCGGTGAGAACCTGTGGCTGGACCGCACGGGGGCGGGCTTCGCGGTGTCGACGAGCACCGGCCTGCGCTTCGAACTGGACGCCGCGGGCTCGCTGGCCGCCGTCGACGGCGGCCCCGGGTCGCGCCTCGACCTCCTCCGGGACGCCACCGGCACCCTGATCCGCATCGAGCACGAGTTCGGCCGCGCGATCGACGTGCGCTGGGCCGACGGGCGTGTGGTCGGGCTCGAGGCGTCCGACGGCCGCGTCGTCGCGTTCACCTACGAGGCGGGCCGCCTCGTCGCGGCCGCCGGCCCGGCCGGCACGCGCAGCTACGGCTGGAACGCCGCCGGCCTCGTCGACCGCGTCACCGACGCCGACGGCGTCGTCGAGGCGGAGAACACCTACGACGAGCAGGGCCGCGTCGCCACGCAGTTGTCGCCGTTCGGCCGGGTGACGCGGTTCACCTACCTCCCCGGGGGCATCACGGCGGTCGCCGACACCGACGGGTCGCGGTCCAACACGTGGGTGCACGACACCAAGGGCCGGCTGGTCGGTGTCATCGACGGCGAGGGCAACCGGCAGTCGACCGCCTACGACCCGCACGGCAACGCCGTGATGGTCACCGAGCGCGACGGCCAGGTGTCCGTGTCGGAGTACGACCACCGCGGTCGGCGCACCGCGCGGGTGCTGCCCGGCGGTGCCCGCCACGGCTGGGCGTTCGACGACGCCGACCGCGTCGTGGAGGTGGTGGTCGAGAACGGCGCGCAGCGGGCCGTGACCCGCTACGAGTACGCCGGCGAGGACCGCAACCCGAGCGTCGCGGTCGACCCCAGCGGCGGCGTGACCCGGTTCTCCTGGCGCCGCGGGCTGCTCGCCGAGGTGGTCGACCCGACCGGAGTGCGCGTCCGGTTCGAGCACGACAGCTTCGGTGACCTCGTCGCCACGACCGACGCGCAGGGCAACACCGCCCGCCTCGAGCGGGACGCCGCGGGCCGCGTCACCGCCGCCATCACCCCGCTGGGGCATCGGACCGAGTACCGCTACGACGCGGTCTCCGGCGCGCTGGTCAGCCGGACCGACCCGACCGGCGCGACGTGGCGCTACGAGCACACGGCGGCCGGCCGACAGAGCGCTGTGGTCGACCCGACCGGTGCCCGCACCGAGATGGCCTACGGCGAGCACGGTGAGCGTGCCAGCACCACCGATGCGCTGGGTCGCACCATCTCCTCGTCCCACGACGACCTCGGGCGCCTCGCGGCCGTCGAGTTGCCCGACGGGTCGAGTTGGTCGTTCGGCTACGACGTCCTGTCCCGCTTGGTGGAGACGACGGACGCCACCGGCGGCACGTGGCAGATGCAGTTCGGCCCGACCGGCTACCTGACCGGGGCGACCGATGCCACCGGCAACCAGCGCGAGGTCGAGACCGACCCGTCGGGGTGGGCGACCGGTTTCGTCGACGGTGACGAGCGGCTCGCCGTGTCCCGGGACGCGCTGGGGCGCGTGGTGGCCTCGGCCGCCGCCGATGGTGGCGTGACGACGTACGTCCACGACCTGTGCGGCCGCGTCCTGGAGACCACCGACGCCGCCGGAGGTGTGACCCGCATCACCCGGGACGCGGCGGGTCGCGTGGTGGCGGTCACCCAGCCGATGGGGCGGACGTTCCGCTATGAGTACGACGCGTGTGGGCGCTGGGCGGCCACGGTCAGCACGGGCGGCCAGCGGTACGAGGTGACCCGCGATGCGGATGGTCGGATCGTCGCCGAGACCTGGCCGACCGGTGAGCAGGTGCACACCGAGTACGACTCCAACGGTCGGGTGGTTTCGCGCGTCGAGCCGGGCCGGGGCACGGTGCGGTTCCGCTACGACGAAATCGGTCGCATCACCCGGGTGAGTGACCCGTGGAACGGTGCCCGTCGCTTCGCGTATGACGCCGCGGGCCAGTTGGTGTCGGCCACGAACGCGCTGGGTGGGGTGACGCGGTTCGAGTACAACGCGCTGGGGCAACGCGTGGTCACGATCGACCCGCTCGGCGGACGGTCGGAGCGCACCTACGACGCGCTCGGGCGCGTCCTGTCCGAGACCGACCCGTTGGGTCGGGTCACGCGGTACAGCTATGACGCGGCGGGGCGTCCGACCAAGCGGGTGGACGCCGACGGCCGCACCTTGGAGTGGGGATACGAGCACGGACGCCGCAGCGCGACCTCGGCCGATGGGGTCGTGCTGTCGCGGGTGGAGCGCGACTTCGCCGGCCGCACGGTGCGCGTGCTGCAGGGCGAGACCGTCCACGAGTTGGCGTGGGACGCGACCGGCAACCTGGCCCACCGGCTGCGCGACGGGGTGGGTGTCCGGTACGCCTATGACGCCGATGGTCACCGGACGGCGATGGTGCGCCCCGATGGGTCGACCACCCAGTACGAGTACGACGACAACGGACGCCTCGCCGCCGTCGAGCACCCGGGCGTGGGCCGTGCGGTGCTGGAGCGCGACGCGCTGGGTCGGATCGTGTCGCTGGCTGCTGATGGGCTGCACGCGACGTGGGCCTACGCCGATGGCATGGTGGTCGAGCACCGGGTGAACCGGCGTGGCTTCCTGCAGGTGACCAGCATCGAGCGGGATGTTGACGGGCGCATCGTCGCCCAGGTCCGCGACGGGCTGCGCACCGAGTACGCCCACGACGACGCCGGGCAGCTGATCGGCGGCCAGACCTCGGAGGGCACGAGCTTCACCTACGACTGGGACGCCAACGGACGCCTTGCCGCGGAGACCGTCGACGGACAGGTCACCCGCTACGCCTACGACGTCGCGGGCCAGTTGCTGGTGGCGACGGGCCCCGATGGGTCGCGGACGGAGTACGCCTACGACGGGTCCGGACGCCGCACCCGCGAGGCCGGCCCCGCGGGCGAGCGGTTGTTCGCGTGGGACGCGCAGGGTTTCCTGGCCCGGATCACGGCGGTCCGGCACGAGGGCGACCGGGTGACGACGGCCGCACGCTCGCTGCGCGTGGACGCCCTGGGTGAGCTCGCGTCGGTCGACGGCACCGACCTGTACTGGGACTCGGCGGCCGCGCTGCCGTCGCTGGCCCAGTTCGGGGCGACCGTCGTGGTGAACGCGCTGGCGGCGACGGCGTTGACCACGCGCGACGGGGTCGACCCCGCGTGGGTGCTGCCGGACGCCCACGGTCGCGACGCCGGCCCGGCCTCCCCGTGGGGGTTGGCCAACACGCTGGCGGGTGCCGGGCTGCCGCCCGGGGCGTCCATCACGTCGTCGGGCGGGGTGAGCGTCGAGGGCCTGGAGTGGATGCAGGCGCGTGCCTACGACCCGGCCACGCGCGGGTTCCTGTCGACCGACCCGCTGGAGCCGGTGACGGCCTCGGCGTGGGCGGGCAACCCGTACAGCTTCGCAGGCAACGACCCGGTGAACGCGTCCGACCCGTGGGGGTTGCGGCCGGTCACTGAAGCCGAACTGCAAGCCTACCGGGACTCCAACAACGGGATGCTCGGGAACGCGGTCGCCGCGGCGTCGGACTGGGTGTCGAACAACTGGGAGTACATCGTCGCCGGCGCCCTGATCGTGGGCGGTGTCGCGGTGATGTGCACCGGCATCGGCGGTCCGATCGGCGCGGCGATGATCGCCGGTGCCGCGATGGGCGCCGGGTCGTCGATCTGGTCGCAGAAGTCGACCAACGGGTCGGTCGACTGGGGGAAGGTCGCCCTCGACGGCGCCGTGGGTGCGGTCACCGGCCTGGCCGGAGGCGGGGCAGCAGCCGCGGCGGCGAAGATGACCTCGGGCCTGACCAGTTGTCTGGGCCGCAACATCCTGACCGGGGCGATCCAGGGCGGCATGGACGGCGGCTTCTCGGGCGGGTTGTCCTACCTGACGTCGGGGCAGCCGCTCACCTTGGAGGGCTTCCTGTCGGCCACCGGGCAGGGCGCGGCGCAGGGGACCGTTCTCGGAGCCGGCGGTGGCGCCCTGTCGCACGTGACCGATGTGGCCCGCTATGGCTGCTTCGCCGAGGACACGCCGGTGCTCATGGCCGACGGGTCGTCCAAGGCGATCCAGCACGTGGCCGTGGGCGATGAGGTGCTCGCGTTCAACGCCGAGACCGGCGCCAATGAGTCGGCCCGCGTGTCGCGGACGTTCGTGCACGAGGACGTCGACACGCTCGTCGTCACCACCGAGCAGGGTTCGGTCACCACGACCGCCAACCACCCCTTCTATGTCGAGGGCCGCGGCTACACGCCGGCCGGCGAACTGCACGAAGGCGACCAACTGCGGACGCCCGTGGGTGACGTGGTTGTCGTGGCCAGCATCCAGGCGACCGGACGCCGCCAGACGGTGTACAACCTCGAAGTCGAAGGCCTGCACAACTACCACGTCGCCACCGACAGTGACACGTGGGTGCTGGTGCACAACAACAACGCCAGTTGCGGTCCGGATTTCATAGCTAGCGCCGATGGCGTCGTCGTGCCGACGGACCGTGTCCGGTTGGAGCAGGGCTTCCAAGATGCAGGTCTCCCGACGTTCGGCACCTCGAGCCCCGGCACTGGATATGTCCTTCCAGATGGAACGAAAGTCCGCATCATGGAACCATCCGGTCAGGCACCTCTTCGGGCGTCCTTCACGACGGGGGCAGACCAACCCATCAATCCGTTCACCGGGAGGCAGCCACAACCCGGCCCCGGCCAGTCGGGTGCCGCGTGGAAGGCGGAGTTTCGGGCACAGACGCACGTGGAACTGCACTGA
- a CDS encoding OmpA family protein, whose amino-acid sequence MRETSTSGVIRSGLIRSGLIRSGAIRSAAVEGRESVPAASVPSMSVPAVSLPSQSVPAESLPYERLSEGVDAARGSETVSYQASESVLFAYNESVLLPAAGETLDAILADARAKGFNGPVKVEGHTDDTGPDAGNQALSEARARAVADHLTRHGVPADRITVVGHGEAIPAHPNDSEENRARNRRVVIDFTQD is encoded by the coding sequence GTGCGCGAGACCTCGACCAGCGGGGTCATCCGCAGCGGGCTCATCCGCAGCGGCCTGATCCGCTCGGGCGCCATCCGCAGCGCAGCCGTGGAGGGCCGCGAGAGCGTCCCGGCCGCGTCGGTCCCCTCCATGAGTGTCCCGGCGGTGTCCTTGCCCTCGCAGTCGGTGCCCGCCGAGTCGCTGCCCTACGAGCGTCTCTCCGAGGGCGTGGACGCTGCTCGCGGGAGCGAGACGGTCTCTTACCAGGCCTCCGAGAGCGTCCTGTTCGCGTACAACGAGTCCGTGCTGCTGCCCGCGGCCGGCGAGACCCTGGATGCGATCCTGGCCGATGCCCGCGCGAAGGGCTTCAACGGCCCCGTGAAGGTGGAGGGCCACACCGACGACACCGGCCCGGACGCGGGCAACCAGGCACTGTCCGAGGCGCGGGCGCGGGCCGTGGCCGACCACCTGACCCGCCACGGCGTCCCGGCGGACCGGATCACCGTGGTGGGCCACGGCGAGGCGATCCCCGCCCACCCCAACGACTCCGAGGAGAACCGCGCCCGCAATCGTCGCGTGGTGATCGACTTCACCCAGGACTAG
- a CDS encoding alpha/beta fold hydrolase, protein MPYVTIPGDTDLQLYYEDFGGDGRPVVLIHGWPLSGEAWAAQVPALVDAGYRAITYDRRGFGRSDKAPDGYEYDTLASDLNELMTQLDLTDAVIVGFSMGGGEVARYIGTYGESRVAGAVLAAAITPALCITDDNPDGGMPMEGFAGLRDECRGDRQGFLEKFMTWFFSNPSELTITEDQFRDVIRITGQGADKALQDTIIAWATDFRDDVAKFTVPTLVIHGDSDNNVPFPPSGKRSAEMIPGARLHVVAGGPHGINTSHADEFNRVLLEFLGSL, encoded by the coding sequence ATGCCGTACGTGACGATCCCCGGTGACACCGACCTGCAGCTGTACTACGAGGACTTCGGCGGCGACGGACGCCCCGTCGTGCTGATCCATGGCTGGCCGCTCTCGGGCGAGGCATGGGCCGCGCAGGTGCCCGCCCTGGTGGACGCCGGCTACCGCGCCATCACCTACGACCGCCGCGGCTTCGGCCGTTCCGACAAGGCCCCCGACGGCTACGAGTACGACACGCTGGCCTCCGACCTCAACGAGCTGATGACCCAGCTCGACCTCACCGACGCGGTCATCGTCGGCTTCTCGATGGGCGGCGGCGAGGTCGCCCGCTACATCGGCACCTACGGCGAGTCGCGCGTGGCTGGCGCCGTGCTCGCGGCCGCGATCACGCCCGCGCTGTGCATCACCGACGACAACCCCGACGGCGGCATGCCGATGGAGGGCTTCGCCGGCCTGCGCGACGAGTGCCGCGGCGACCGGCAGGGGTTCCTGGAGAAGTTCATGACCTGGTTCTTCAGCAACCCCTCGGAGCTCACGATCACCGAGGACCAGTTCCGTGACGTGATCCGCATCACCGGGCAGGGCGCGGACAAGGCGCTGCAGGACACGATCATCGCGTGGGCGACCGACTTCCGCGACGACGTGGCGAAGTTCACCGTCCCGACGCTGGTGATCCACGGCGACTCCGACAACAACGTGCCGTTCCCGCCGTCGGGCAAGCGCTCGGCGGAGATGATCCCGGGCGCGCGCCTGCACGTCGTCGCGGGCGGCCCCCACGGCATCAACACCTCCCACGCCGACGAGTTCAACCGGGTGCTGCTGGAGTTCCTGGGCTCGCTCTGA
- a CDS encoding spermidine synthase, translating into MQAHVEADPFHPGAFRVVAGLTSQSWVDTADPLRIEFEYVQRVVEALDATVLTRPVGEPMRIVHLGGGGLTIPRYVAARRPGTQQVVCEPDGDLVDEVRRLMPLPPRSGIRVRVTPGREGLQAMPPNYFDALVLDAFEGPRVPESLATADFLDEVAARRRPGAVFVANVTDRAPFAWARRFGAAVRDVHRSMLVSAETAVWKGRRFGNLVFVAADGPLPATDLSRHAARAAFPYRYLTGREVADWIGGAEPFSDAEPQPSPVPRRGTWFS; encoded by the coding sequence ATGCAGGCACACGTGGAGGCGGACCCGTTCCATCCGGGGGCGTTCCGCGTGGTCGCCGGGCTCACATCGCAGTCGTGGGTCGACACCGCGGACCCACTGCGCATCGAGTTCGAGTACGTGCAGCGGGTTGTCGAGGCCCTCGACGCCACGGTCCTCACCCGCCCGGTCGGTGAACCCATGCGGATCGTCCACCTCGGCGGTGGCGGGTTGACGATCCCGCGCTACGTGGCGGCGCGGCGTCCGGGCACGCAACAGGTCGTCTGCGAGCCTGACGGCGACCTCGTCGACGAGGTGCGCCGGCTGATGCCGCTGCCGCCGCGCTCCGGCATCCGCGTGCGCGTCACGCCCGGTCGCGAGGGCCTCCAAGCCATGCCGCCGAACTACTTCGACGCGCTCGTCCTCGATGCCTTCGAGGGACCCCGCGTGCCCGAGTCCCTGGCCACGGCCGACTTCCTCGACGAGGTGGCCGCGCGCCGGCGTCCGGGTGCGGTGTTCGTCGCGAACGTGACCGACCGGGCCCCCTTCGCGTGGGCGCGGCGGTTCGGGGCCGCGGTGAGGGACGTGCACCGCTCGATGCTGGTCAGCGCCGAGACCGCGGTCTGGAAGGGACGCCGGTTCGGCAACCTCGTGTTCGTCGCCGCCGACGGACCCCTGCCCGCGACGGACCTGTCCCGGCACGCGGCCCGCGCCGCCTTCCCCTACCGCTACCTGACCGGCCGGGAGGTGGCCGACTGGATCGGCGGCGCCGAACCCTTCTCGGACGCCGAGCCGCAGCCCTCGCCCGTCCCACGCCGGGGCACCTGGTTCAGCTGA